The Sporosarcina ureae genomic sequence TAAAATCTTTAGCCCAAGGCTTATTTCGTAAACGCATAATCAGTACACTCTCTCTTTTTCAGTAATTTCTATTCTATTGCTCTTCCACTACTTCTTCCGCATCAAACAATCGACTCATCGCTGTAGTTTGTGCATGATCCAATAGTGCTTGTGCAGCTTTAAATTGCGTATGTTTCATGGGACTCGGATTACTGCATAACCTTGTCAGCCATTGTTCATATGTTTTGCGATCAATGGTTGTCACTTCAAATGGAGTGCCCGGATAATCAATATAGCCATTTCTGGAAACAATTAGCTTCTTGATTGGTATTTCCACTTTCGCCGCTCTGAAGAATGATGAAACCACTTTCTCCATTCTACTGAGCGCTATCGTTGGATTCAGCACTTTCACTTCCTCTTCACCGAACTTCTTCAGCCAAAACTTTTCGCCACTACCTATGTACGCAGCCATTCTTTCATCTTCGAGCACCGTGATGCAATAGCATGTAGTAGGAGCTAACAAGATGATATCCAACTCGACAGGTGCTTTATTGACTTTGACGATCGGATAATAAAGCAACAAGAAGCTATCAGGTAAACGCAGTGTCAGTTGCTTCAACAAGGGATCAGAGTAATACTTCGGATCTACGCGGGATCGGTCATGCAATGTGGAACTTGCCCATTTTAATTGGAATTGAAACAATTGATCACGATAGGCTTTTTTTAACTGTTCAACATTTGAAGGCTGACTCGAAATCGAAGCCTGAAAATCCATATCATTCTCACGATCTTCTACCCTTTCTTCTGAAACAGCAAGTTCATGGGTCAATTCCCCATCTGTTTGTTTACGCCATTTCTTGAATAACAGCGTATACCACTTTGAACTCTGTTGCACATCTTCCGATAAAGTAGCCGCTTGCTCCGCATATAAATCAACACCGTGCTCCCATTGATTTTTAATACGTTTCCATTGATAACGTTTCAGGCGGATGAATTGTGTCGGATAGCGAGCTAAGTCATTCTCGTACCGAGAAATATAATCCGCAAGTTTAACTAGCTGGGCCATTTGATTCTCTTTCCTTATGATTACCAGACACGACTAACTTAGGAATTTGCGCCTCAAATGCTACTTGTAACTTTCTCGTCAACGGTCCTGGAACTCCTTGTCCGATAGGTTGTTGATCAATCGTCACAACCGGTGTGATTTCAGCATTTGTAGACGTATAGAAAAACTCATCCATTTCTAACGCTTGCGGTAGTGTAAATGCTTCTTCTTTCACCGGAATAGCTAAATTTTCCGCTATCTGTAATACGACACGACGAGTAATTCCATTAAGAATGAAATGATTGGCAGGATGTGTATAAAGGATACCATCTTTTATACCGAATGCATTGGAGGATGAGCCTTCACGCACCAATCCGTCTCGTACAAACAGTGCCTCTTGACATCCATGATCAAACGCCTCTTGTTTCGCCATGACATTACCAAGCAGATTTAAACTTTTTATATCGCAGCGAAGCCAGCGCATATCTTCAACAGACTTCATAGCAGCACCTTGTTGAAGAAATTGCATAGGACGTGCATTTTCTACGGCATAGCCAATCATGACTGGCACACTGTTTTCTGGGAAATGATGTGCACGTGGCGCAACACCGCGTGTGACTTGTATATAAATATGTCCAACAGATATTTGATTATCAGACTGTAGCTTCTGTACGATCTCGAGTAGCTCATCGATTGTATACGACAGGCCCACACGTATTTTTTCTGCACTCTCAAGTAATCTCTCTAAATGCTCTTTCGCTGTATACAATGCGCCATCATATACTTTAATGACTTCATAGACCCCATCACCAAATACATAACCACGATCATTCACGGATACATTCATTTTATCTTCTGTTAGGAATTCCCCATCTTTGAAATAGATCACACAACCGCCACCCTTCTTATATGAAACCTCAAGCCAAATTACCGCCAGTTTCTTCTTTTTCTATTTTCACATGTTTATCGAATAAAATCAATTAGACCTTAAAAGAGTGAATACCCTTTTTCTAGTTGTCTACAAACTAACGCTAACTCGGTAACTAGTAATCTATGTATTCTAATTTATTCAAAAGTATAAGCGAAAACATGTGCGCTTTTACGTAAAATACGTTATACTACTATTGTCAGAATCATTCACTTACTATTCTGGCATAGCGTAACCATAAGGAGCAGATCAGGAAAGATAATGTCAAAGAATACCCCAACAGTCTTCTTTTGCAAGGTTGGCGTGAAAATATGAAGATGAAGGAGTGGTTTCTTAGATGAACCCAGCTACCGATCGCATGTTAATTCGTATCAAAGATGTCTATCTGTTCATTCGAGATAACGGAAAAGTAACAACGGAGGCCGTGGCGGATGAATTCAATATTTCACCCCGCACTGCTCAACGTGACTTAAACGTTCTCGAGTACAATGAATTGATTAAGAGCTCAGTCCGCGGCGAATGGACGACGACTTCCAAGAAAGTGAAATTATCTTCCTGATTTAGCCTCCTATATACACATTTACAACGCAAAAAAGGCTGACGCTTTTGCATCAGCCTTTTTGCTTGGAACGATCTAGCTCTTTTAATTGCAGCAATTCCGCTTCTGTTAGCTCACGGTATTTCCCTAGTTCTAAATCCGGATCTAATTCAAGCGGCCCCATGGTTAAACGCTTCAAATACACCACTTTTTTCCCTACCGCTTCAAACATCCGCTTCACTTGATGAAACTTGCCTTCTGTAATCGTCAGTTCAATCTCCGACTCTTCAGCAGCATGCAATATGTGGAGAATGCCTGGCTTCGTTTCATAAGCATCGTCTAAAATCACTCCACGCGCAAAAGCTTCGGTATCTTCTTCCGTTACCATTCCAGCCACTCTCGCATAATACGTTTTCGGCACTTCTTTCTTCGGTGATAATAAATTATGTGCAAGCTTCCCGTCATTCGTCAGCAGCAATAACCCTTCTGTATCCTTATCCAAACGACCTACGGGAAACGGCTCAAAATGGCGTTCTTCATTTCCAAGCAAATCCACGACTGTTTGATCCCGGTTGTCTTCTGTCGCAGATAAGACGCCAGGCGGTTTATGCATCATCAAGTAGATGAATTCTCTATAGACGACTTCTTCACCGAGCAATGAAATCGCGTCTGAATTTGGATCCACGTGCTGGGCAGGATCTTTCATCACTGCCCCATTGACCCGAATCATTCCTTTTTTCAACAGTTGTCGAACTTCTTTACGTGAACCATAACCTGTATTTGATAATAATTTATCGAGTCTCATTGATTATCCTCCAAGTCCAAAGCGTCTCATAATACGTGTTAGACGATCTCCAAATAATTGTTGTGCAAGTCCTGATTTGATAGCCAAGAATCCATAAATCACCATTCCGACGCCTGATCCAATCATGACATACAACAAAGCTTGCCAACGTCCTACTGGAATGTGTACCATGTTTAATCCTTTATTCGTCAGCCAAACGCCAGCAAACATCACTGCGTTGAAAGCCAATATCAAAAACAAGCGTCTGATAACCATTTCAGATTTATAATTCAATGCTTTTTTGATGACGAATAAGTTGATACACACCGCTACCGAGTAGCCAATTGCGGTGGCTATAATTGCGCCGTTCACTTCAAACATTTTAATGAGTGGAATGTTGATCAGCATTTTCACTAGCAACCCGAGCAATGAAGTGAAGACGATCCATTTATGATGATCAATTCCTTGCAAGATGGCAGCCGTTACGGTGAACATCGCAAATAGAATCGCTACCGGTGCATAGGATGCTAAAACACTCGCTCCTGCCACATCATACGCATATAAGAATTGATAGACTTCACTGCTTAAGACCATTAACCCAATGACCATTGGAATCGTTAAGAACAGCATGATCTGATACGTTTGATCGAGTGAACGTGTGATGCCCTTTTCATTGTTAGACGTATAATCTTTCGTGATAATCGAGATGAGCGCCATAGAAAACCCTGTCGCGACCATCACGGGAATCATCACGATCTTATGTGTTAAAAAGTTCAGTTTTGTTAAATATAAATCGGAAACACTTGAAAGTCCGATTGATTTCATAGCGCCGTTGAATGTGATCATGTCGACAAATTGATAAATCGGATTAATCGTACCGACCAATACAAATGGCAATACGTACGCGAGCACTTCCGTATAAATTTGTTTCAACGACACCGAACTCGCTGGCGGACTATTTGATAATAAATAATCAAATTCATCCTGATATCTTTTCCAGTAATAGTAGAGACTCCATAAACCAGCGAGCGCTCCGATAAATGCAGCAAACACTGCAAACTGCACAGCGATTTTTGGTGATAAATCCAGTACGTTGACGACTAGGAAAGCTCCAACGAGCACAACAACAATTCGTACAATCTGTTCAATTAATTGGGAAACAGAAGTCGGTTCGAACTTTTGATAGCCTTGTAAAAAACCGCGTCCAATACTGAGTAACGGAACAGCAAGCAGCGCAAAGCTAACCCATCGGATAACGGTTGTGATATCCTGTACGGTGAAAATCTGTTCATCACTTTTAATGACAAGTTGCGCAATAGGATTCGCAAGTAAAAACAATGCAAGAAATGATAGGAAGCCCGTAATCGACATGACAAGCATACCCGATTTCATTAATTTCCTGCCGGTCGCATAATCGCCTAGTGCATTATACTTCGAGACGAATTTCGATATTGCCAGCGGAGCCCCAGATACTGCTACTGCTAGCGCTAGATTATAAGGTATGTATGCATATTGATAGAGACCGACACTCTTTTCTCCAACGATTGCATAAAACGGAATTACATAGAGTAAGCCGAGTGCCTTCGATAAAAATAAGCCAATCGTTAAAATGGCCGTGCCTTTCAATAAATTTGATGCCATAATTGATTCCTTCCATTCCTAAAGAGATTCTTGTATAGTTTACCCCTCGACACGCTTTTGCACAATCTTTATCTACAGTCCAAATCAAAAAGCAACCAAGCCCATATAGTGTATAATGAAAGACAAAATGAAATGAAAGAGTGGTTCTACAATGTATGATGTTATCGTAATTGGTGGCGGACCTTCAGGTTTAATGGCCTCCATTGCAGCCGCCGAACAAAAAAAACGGGTTTTATTGATTGAGAAAGGACGGAAACTCGGCAACAAACTAGCCATTTCAGGCGGTGGTCGCTGCAACGTCACAAATCGACTATCACAAGAAGAAATTATTAAACATATCCCGGGAAACGGGAAGTTTTTATATGGACCATTCTCCGTCTTTAACAACCAGGATATCATCCACTACTTCGAAGGTCTTGGCGTTCCGTTAAAAGAAGAAGATCACGGGCGGATGTTTCCCGTTTCAAATAAGTCTAAAGACGTCGTAAACGCCCTATTGAATCAGATGGATGAACTAGGCGTGGACATACGATTGGAAAGCCGAGTACAGAAATTAATTATGGATGACGAAAAGGTTCTCGGCGTTCGGTTAGAAGACGGTGAAGAAATACGCGCTCATGCAGTAGTCGTTGCAGTTGGCGGCAAAGCCGTTCCACAAACAGGCAGCACTGGTGATGGATACCCCTGGGCTGAACGAGCGGGCCACACCGTAACGACATTGTACCCGACCGAAGTTCCGTTGCTGTCACGCGAACCATTTATTGTCTCAAAAGATTTACAAGGTCTTGCGTTACGTGACGTGAAAGTGTCTGTAGTAAATAAAAAAGGGAAAACGCTTGTTACCCATCAAATGGACATGCTCTTCACCCATTTCGGATTAAGTGGCCCTGCGATTTTACGTTGCAGCCAATATGTTGTCAAAGAGCAGATGAAGAACGGCAAACAGCCCGTCTTGCTGCAAATTGATTCAATACCTGATCAACATGAAGAACAATTGACACAAACCATCGCAAACATTTTAAAAGACGAACACAAAAAGCAAGTGAAAACTTCATTAAAAGGTCTCGTGCCTGAACGATGGTTGCTATTTTTATTGAAGAAAGCAGAAATCGAGGAAACCGAAATCGGCCTAGATATTAAGCGTGAGGCTATACGTACACTCGCAAAGCTCCTTAAGACATTCCCTGTACACATTACAGGTACGCAACCGATCGAGAAGGCTTTCGTTACGGGCGGCGGTGTTTCTGTAAAAGAAGTAGAACCAAAGACGATGGCTTCACGTAAAAAAATAGGATTATTCTTCTGTGGAGAAATTTTAGATATCCACGGATATACGGGCGGCTATAATATTACTGCTGCTCTTGTGACAGGACGTCTGGCGGGAATGAATGCGGGATTATTGAGCCGAACGGAATAATCGTATAGAGCGGTTGACACGTGCGATTGAGCGGTTAGCGTGCCGCATTGAGCGCTTACCTCGTCCCATAGAGCGGTTAGCGCAACGCTTAGAGCGCTTACCCCGTCCCATAGAGCGGTTAGCGCGCCGCTTAGAGCGCTTACCCCGTCCCATAGAGCGGTTAACGTGCCGCATTGAGCGCTTACTCCGTCCCATAGAGCGGTTAGCGCACCGCTTAGATCGCTTACCCCATCCCATAGAGCGGTTAGCGTGTCGCTTTGAGCGCTTACCCCGTCCCATAGAGCGGTTAACGCACCGCTTAGAGCGCTTACCTCGTCCCATAGAGCGGTTAGCGCAACGCTTAGAGCGCTTACCCCGTCCCATAGAGCGGTTAGCGCGCCACATTGAGCGCTGAACCCACACAATAGAGCACATAATCCAACATGTTGATCGCAAAACGCATGGAATAAAACGAAAAAGCCGGTCGGAGAAAAATCTCCAACCGGCTTTCTGCATTTCATTAACCCGCTACAATATTGACAAGGCGTCCAGGAATCGCAATGATCTTCTTTAATTCCTTACCTTCCATCCACTGCTTCACGTCTTCATTTGCCAAAGCCACTTGCTCTAACTCTTCTTTCGAGCTATCTTTCGCTACAGTGATTTTCGCACGAATCTTACCGTTGATCTGTACCGCCACTTCCACTGTGTCATCCGATAATTTTGTTTCATCAAATGTCGGCCACTGCGCATAGGCAATCGTGTCCGTGTGACCTAGTTTCGACCACAACTCTTCAGCCAAGTGAGGCGTGATAGGTGAAATTAATAAAAGGAATCCTTCAATATATGCTTTTGGCAATTTCTCCGCTTTATAGCTTTCATTGATGAAGACCATCAATTGAGAAATCGCAGTGTTATTGCGCATGCCTTCGTAATCTTCGGTCACTTTTTTGACTGTCTGATTATAGACTTTCTCTAGAGGTCCGCCTGTTTCATCCGTCAATTTATCTGTCAATGTATCGTCTTCATTGACGAGTAGACGCCAAATGCGATCAAGGAAACGACGAGATCCGTCTAGACCATTTGTAGACCATTCTTTCGATGCATCAAGTGGTCCCATGAACATTTCATAAATACGCAATGTGTCTGCACCGTGTGAATGAACGATATCATCCGGATTGATGACGTTACCTAACGACTTGGACATTTTCACATGTCCTTCACCTAAAATCATCCCTTGGTTGAAGAGCTTTTGGAACGGCTCTTTCGTTTGGACAACACCGATATCGTACAATACTTTATGCCAGAAACGAGCATACAATAAATGCAGAACTGCGTGCTCCGCTCCCCCTACGTAGATATCAACTGGCAACCAACGCTCAGCTAATTTCGGATCGATTATCATGTCTTCATTATTCGGATCGATATAACGCAAGTAATACCAGCAGCTTCCTGCCCATTGTGGCATTGTGTTCGTTTCACGACGACCTTTCATGCCAGTTTTCGGATCGACGACATTGACCCACTCCGTAATATTGGCAAGTGGTGATTCACCTGTTCCGCTCGGTTTGATATTGTCGGTTACCGGCAACATCAACGGTAATTCCGATTCATCGACAGTCGTCATCGTGCCATCTTCCCAATGAATGACAGGAATCGGCTCGCCCCAATAACGTTGACGGGAGAATAACCAATCGCGCAGACGATATGTGATTTTGCGTTCGCCCGTACCATTTTCTTCGAACCATTCAATGGACTTAGAAATAGCTTCTTCTTTCCCTAAACCATTTAGGAAGTCCGAGTTGACGTGCTCGCCTTCGCCTGCATACGCTTCTTCTTCAATGTTTCCGCCTGCAACCACTTCCACAATCGGCAAATCGAATTTCTTCGCAAACTCATAGTCGCGTTCATCATGTGCAGGAACTGCCATGATCGCACCTGTACCATAAGTAGCCAATACGTAATCCGCGATCCAGATCGGCATTTTTGTACCGCTCGCAGGATTGATAGCATAGGCTCCAGTAAATACGCCCGATTTGTCTTTTGCCAAATCTGTACGCTCAAGATCACTTTTTGATTTTACTGACTCAATATAATTCTCTACCGCTTCACGCTGCGCATCCGTAGTGATCGCGCTAACTAATTTATGTTCAGGAGCCAACACGGCATACGTCGCACCAAAAATCGTATCGGGACGTGTAGTGAACGCTTCGAATGAATGCTCAGTGTCCGCAATTTCAAACTTTAATTGAGCACCTTCAGAACGACCAATCCAGTTACGCTGCATATCTTTTAGACTTTCAGGCCAATCCAACTCATCCAAGTCTTCTAAAAGACGATCTGCGTATTCCGTAATACGCAATACCCATTGGCGCATCGGACGACGTTCTACGGGGTGATTTCCACGCTCAGATAATCCGTCGATGACTTCTTCATTCGCCAGTACCGTTCCTAGTGCCGGGCACCAGTTGACAGCTACTTCGTCAATATACGCAAGACCACGTTTATATAGTTGAATGAAAATCCACTGCGTCCATTTATAATAGCTTGGATCCGTTGTATTGATTTCACGAGACCAATCATAAGAAAATCCAAGATCTTGCATTTGGCGTTTGAATGTGGCGATGTTCTTCGCAGTGAATTCAGCTGGATCATTTCCTGTATCAATCGCATACTGCTCAGCAGGCAATCCGAACGCATCCCAGCCCATTGGATGCAATACGTTATATCCTTGTTTACGTTTAAATGCACTTAAAATATCTGTTGCGATATAGCCAAGCGGATGTCCAACGTGCAGACCCGCGCCTGACGGATAGGGAAACATATCCAGTGCATAAAATTTAGGCTTGGATGGATCATCAATCATTTTGTATGTATCGTGATCTTTCCAATACTTTTGCCATTTCTCTTCAATTTGCGTGTGTTTATAACTCATGTCAAAAACTCCTCCAATATGATTCGATTTCTATTCTTGTATTGGTGCGTACAGATAAAAAAAGACTCCCGTCCCTCGATAAAGGGACGAGAGTCTATATAGTTTCCCGCGGTACCACCCAAATTGACGGACTACGCCATCCAACTTGAATCCTTAACGCGGAGTACGGTATTAGTTACAAGTATTCACCAATACAGGCTCAAAGGTGAGTTCGTTCCTCACTAATACAGACTTGCACTAACCGTCTGCTCTCTAAAAAGTAGCGTAAGAAGTACTATTCCTCATCATGGCCTTCATTATTTTCTTCAGTTTACCCGAAACGCAAGCTGAATACAAGCCTTCTCTGTTGCTTTTTGTCGTATACTAAGTAGTTCCTGCGGTTTGGTGAGTGATATCACTGTATATTCCGTGGTACAATGTCTGATGTAAAGGAGCTGTACATAATGAATGAAATCAATCTTCCGTTTCCAAGTGAAGGGAAACGATACCATACATGGTCAAGACATTTGAAGGATACATTCGGTTGTAAAATCGCGAAAGTTGCGCTTGACGCAGGGTTTGACTGCCCGAATCGTGACGGTACTGTCGCACATGGTGGCTGTACGTTTTGTAGCGTGGCAGGATCAGGTGATTTTGCAGGAGATCGCGTAGATGCAATTGAAGTCCAGTTCGCTGAAATTAAAGAACGATCCCAGCGTAAATGGAAAGATGCGAAATACATGGCCTATTTCCAAGCCTACACGAATACACACGCGCCTCTTCCCGTTCTAAAAGAAAAGTTCGAAGCGGCGTTGGCACAAGAAGGCGTTGTGGCATTATCCATCGCTACGCGTCCTGACTGCCTGCCTGACGACGTCGTAGAGTATTTGGCTGAACTCAATGAACGCACCTATCTATGGGTAGAACTGGGCTTGCAGACTGTACATGAATCAACTGCAAAACTCGTCAACCGTGCACATGATTTCCAATGCTATCAAGAAGGTGTCGACAAGTTACGTAAGCATAATATTAATATTTGTAGCCATATCATCAACGGCTTACCTGGTGAAACAGAAGAAATGATGATGGAAACCGCACAAGCAGTTGCCAAGCTTGATGTACAAGGCATCAAAATTCATCTATTGCATTTATTAAAAGGGACACCTATGGTAAAACAATACGAAAAAGGCAAACTGGAATTTTTAACGAAAGAAGCCTACATCAATTTAGTAGTCGATCAACTAGAAATCATGCCTCCCGAAATGATCGTGCATCGCATCACAGGTGACGGCCCAATCGATTTATTAATCGGACCGATGTGGAGCGTCACGAAATGGGAAGTACTGAATGGAATTGATGAAGAACTGGAAAGACGCAATAGCTGGCAAGGAAAAAAACATCTGCAAGAGGTGAAATAATGTGACAAACATATTACTGCACCGCGTACTGCCGATTGCGAAACGGCTAATTACTGAACGCGTGCAGCCTGGAGATACAGTCGTCGATGCGACCGCCGGGAATGGCAATGACACACTTTTCTTAGCTAACTTAGTTGGTGACGAAGGACGAGTTTTCGCATTTGATATTCAACAGCAAGCACTTGAAATAACGGAGCGACATCTTGGTGAGCTAGCTAATCGCGCTACACTCATTCATGATAGCCATGCGAATGTTCATCAATACGTACAGGGTGAGATCAGCGGTGCTATGTTCAACTTAGGGTATTTACCATACAGCGAAGATCCTAGTATCATCACGACTCCATCCTCTACGATTGCAGCAATCGAGGCATTGCTAAGTTTGCTGAAAAAATCCGGAATCATTACAATTACTGTCTATGACGGACATGAAGGTGGCAGTGAAGAACGTGATGCATTGCTTGACTATGTTTCGACTTTACACCAAGGTGACGTGCATGCCGTCCGCTATGAATTGCTAAATCAAAGAAGAAACCCTCCATTTCTACTTGCACTCGAGAAAATGAAAGATTTTACGGAAGTGCGGAAGTTAGAAGCCGGAGAATCATAAAACCCGTCGCCACACAAAATGTGGCAACGGGTTTTTACTCAATCAAATTTACGAATATCTGCAATAGGATCTATTTCCAAGAAGTCCATTTCGTTCACAAACCGCACAAGTTTTTCTGCTACTTCAACGGCTGAGCTTAACTGACCTTCCCTCTTATAAGCCTCGAACTTTTTCAAATGGGGAAACTGTTCTTCAGATGATGAACGAATCGCCTCTTGCATCCCCGTATCGATAATTCCTGGTGCGATGGAAACAATTCCGGTTGGATAGTCTGCCATCTTTTGCTCCAGTGCAATGACACGTGAAAACTGATCAAGTCCAGCTTTCGTCGTACAATAAATTCCCCAGCCTTCATACGCACTGCGGCCTGCTCCGGAAGAGATATTCATGATCTTTTTCGTTCCTTTGAACTCTTTCAACGAATCGATAAATGTATTCATTAATTGAATCGGTGTCGTTAAATTCACTTTAATTGCCTGCTCTACTTTTTCAGTATCCAATGAACCTACCAAACTAATCGGATCCACTATACCCGCGTTATTGATCAATGTGAAAGAACTAGCTTCATCAAGATGTTGACCCACTATTCCTCCGAGGATAGCAGTCGCTTTCTCACAGTCTAAGAGATCTACTTCATACATCGTATGTAGCTGATCTGGATTCGTCCGCGCCAAACCATACACCGTTGCTCCGGTTTCTTTAAATTGGCTGAGTAATTGTTGACCGATTCCTTTTGATGCACCTGTAATGATAATTATATCCAAATGTATCTGCTCCCTTTCTATACAATGTAACTATTGAATGACCCTATGTATGTCGTTGCGTTTTCCACAGTCTTATTCGGCAACTCAAAAAACAATATCCAGCAATACACTGCAATAGCTAGAATAATGATGATCAATAAAATCGCTTGACGTTTATTCATATCTCCACGTCCTCCACCCATTGTTCCACTTTGTAATTTCTACTATACCACAACAACCAAATGAGCCCGCCACTCACGTTTCATTGAATGACGAACCCGGTAACTGAATTTACGTTTGAGAAACAAATTTTTGTGCTCCACCATTTTTAATACGCAGTAAATCTGCCAGTGTTTTTACACCTTGACGATCGAGCTTCCTTAATAACGCTGTAAATACATGTGCCGTTGTCAACGCATCGCCTAATGCACGATGTCGTTCAAATACTTCTGTGCCGAATAGACGCGCATAGTCTTCCAAGTCCTGTTGCTCACCCGTAGGATCCAAGTAATTAATCAAATGCATCGTATCGAATGATGTAGGGGTTTGAAATGTACATTTCTGACGGCTTAATTCTTTCTTAATCACCATTTCATCGAAATTGACATGGTGCCCAACCCAGCCTGCACTTTTATGTTTTTCTATAAAGGCAAAATATTCTTCGATAGCTGGAAGAGCCATAGGTGCATAGTCGACTTGTGACTGCTGTATAGTGGTTAGCTTGCTGATGACAGGAGGAATATCTCTTGATGGATTCACAAATGTTTGAAATACATGATCCGTAACTTTAAATCCTTCAACTTGTACGGCACCTATCTCAATCATTCGATCGTCTGCACCAATTGCAAAACCAGTAGTCTCTGTATCAAACACGGTGAAATTCATTTCTTGCAGCGGCGTATTTAGCTGAATCGATTGTTGCAATTCATATGTTAATTTTTTCTTTTTCCAAAACATGATTTCGCCCCCTACTTCTATAGTACAATATGCACGAATTTTTTACAGGGACCTTGATTTACACTTTCTTAAAGTTTTGATAATAAATGTGATTGAAGTGCTCTGACCGTATCTAGCGTTGTACGTAATTCATTTAATTCCCATCTTCTCAGTTTGCGCAAGTCGATTTCTGTAGAAATTTTCTCACCCCGTAAATGTTTCTCCCACGACATGGAAATTCTAATACTCAAAGATATTTCATATGCATGGCGAACTTCTTCCGCAAAGTCTTTCGTGATTTTTCTCTTTTTTTGCAAAGCTGAAATAATCTCGAGAGGTGTTGCATTGATGATCCCATTACTGACCCCTAAAATTTGCAAACAATGATGAAGTGGGAATAGAGCATGTTTCTTAATATCGATCACATCCGCTTTACTGCGTCCCCTGAAAATGTTCAAAAAGTTTTGTTGCAATTGTGGTATTGGTTTCTCTTTTTCCTGTTGTGCCATATAGTAAATAAATGTAGCTGATTTCCTCAACAAATCTTGTACCATTAGGATAAAGCGATCATTGACAGCAGTTTCACCGTAGAGAAATCGGAATGACAGGAAGTTATATCCGAGCAAGATTTGTTCAGGCGTAGACCGCAGCGCCCATTGGCGAATACGTTCGTGCCAAATTGCCATAGTGCCGCGCCACTGCGATTCACTAGCCATCATGAATCCGATACATCTAGTATAGCCCGCTTGTTCAAGATGAACGACAATTTCGTTGCCAAGAAGTTCGAAATAGTTCTCTACTTGCTCGGATTCCTCTCTCGACACATCTTCATAGACAAGGAAATGATCCTGATCAGTTAGCATAAACTGTTCACCACGTGCGCCACTGCCCATCTGGTACCAGGCAAACGCAACAGGTGGCGCCCCTTTCCCTTGATCTTCAAGTG encodes the following:
- a CDS encoding TIGR01212 family radical SAM protein (This family includes YhcC from E. coli K-12, an uncharacterized radical SAM protein.), which gives rise to MNEINLPFPSEGKRYHTWSRHLKDTFGCKIAKVALDAGFDCPNRDGTVAHGGCTFCSVAGSGDFAGDRVDAIEVQFAEIKERSQRKWKDAKYMAYFQAYTNTHAPLPVLKEKFEAALAQEGVVALSIATRPDCLPDDVVEYLAELNERTYLWVELGLQTVHESTAKLVNRAHDFQCYQEGVDKLRKHNINICSHIINGLPGETEEMMMETAQAVAKLDVQGIKIHLLHLLKGTPMVKQYEKGKLEFLTKEAYINLVVDQLEIMPPEMIVHRITGDGPIDLLIGPMWSVTKWEVLNGIDEELERRNSWQGKKHLQEVK
- a CDS encoding class I SAM-dependent methyltransferase: MLLHRVLPIAKRLITERVQPGDTVVDATAGNGNDTLFLANLVGDEGRVFAFDIQQQALEITERHLGELANRATLIHDSHANVHQYVQGEISGAMFNLGYLPYSEDPSIITTPSSTIAAIEALLSLLKKSGIITITVYDGHEGGSEERDALLDYVSTLHQGDVHAVRYELLNQRRNPPFLLALEKMKDFTEVRKLEAGES
- a CDS encoding SDR family NAD(P)-dependent oxidoreductase encodes the protein MDIIIITGASKGIGQQLLSQFKETGATVYGLARTNPDQLHTMYEVDLLDCEKATAILGGIVGQHLDEASSFTLINNAGIVDPISLVGSLDTEKVEQAIKVNLTTPIQLMNTFIDSLKEFKGTKKIMNISSGAGRSAYEGWGIYCTTKAGLDQFSRVIALEQKMADYPTGIVSIAPGIIDTGMQEAIRSSSEEQFPHLKKFEAYKREGQLSSAVEVAEKLVRFVNEMDFLEIDPIADIRKFD
- the leuS gene encoding leucine--tRNA ligase, whose protein sequence is MSYKHTQIEEKWQKYWKDHDTYKMIDDPSKPKFYALDMFPYPSGAGLHVGHPLGYIATDILSAFKRKQGYNVLHPMGWDAFGLPAEQYAIDTGNDPAEFTAKNIATFKRQMQDLGFSYDWSREINTTDPSYYKWTQWIFIQLYKRGLAYIDEVAVNWCPALGTVLANEEVIDGLSERGNHPVERRPMRQWVLRITEYADRLLEDLDELDWPESLKDMQRNWIGRSEGAQLKFEIADTEHSFEAFTTRPDTIFGATYAVLAPEHKLVSAITTDAQREAVENYIESVKSKSDLERTDLAKDKSGVFTGAYAINPASGTKMPIWIADYVLATYGTGAIMAVPAHDERDYEFAKKFDLPIVEVVAGGNIEEEAYAGEGEHVNSDFLNGLGKEEAISKSIEWFEENGTGERKITYRLRDWLFSRQRYWGEPIPVIHWEDGTMTTVDESELPLMLPVTDNIKPSGTGESPLANITEWVNVVDPKTGMKGRRETNTMPQWAGSCWYYLRYIDPNNEDMIIDPKLAERWLPVDIYVGGAEHAVLHLLYARFWHKVLYDIGVVQTKEPFQKLFNQGMILGEGHVKMSKSLGNVINPDDIVHSHGADTLRIYEMFMGPLDASKEWSTNGLDGSRRFLDRIWRLLVNEDDTLTDKLTDETGGPLEKVYNQTVKKVTEDYEGMRNNTAISQLMVFINESYKAEKLPKAYIEGFLLLISPITPHLAEELWSKLGHTDTIAYAQWPTFDETKLSDDTVEVAVQINGKIRAKITVAKDSSKEELEQVALANEDVKQWMEGKELKKIIAIPGRLVNIVAG
- a CDS encoding PolC-type DNA polymerase III; translated protein: MFWKKKKLTYELQQSIQLNTPLQEMNFTVFDTETTGFAIGADDRMIEIGAVQVEGFKVTDHVFQTFVNPSRDIPPVISKLTTIQQSQVDYAPMALPAIEEYFAFIEKHKSAGWVGHHVNFDEMVIKKELSRQKCTFQTPTSFDTMHLINYLDPTGEQQDLEDYARLFGTEVFERHRALGDALTTAHVFTALLRKLDRQGVKTLADLLRIKNGGAQKFVSQT